A window from Musa acuminata AAA Group cultivar baxijiao chromosome BXJ3-10, Cavendish_Baxijiao_AAA, whole genome shotgun sequence encodes these proteins:
- the LOC103968551 gene encoding ERAD-associated E3 ubiquitin-protein ligase component HRD3 produces the protein MSNSSPQELFAMRRRVIPFALLHLLSLALLASSQRRLVILREDYADFFSTPAALGTADDSHGSEDSAKWDEFGDLESSLTAAGDYDPGSWLPIIESASSPLSFVNSSSDPREALYYSGVRHMISASAAFSDPADMEAAAAEIEAAASAGLPHAQSALGFLYGTGLMRPQSRPKSFLYHHFAAKGGNMQSKMVLAYTYFRQDMHEEAVKLYAELAEVAIASFRISKEPPMIEPIRIHSGTEENKEALRKSRGEADENFQIIEYQALKGNSFAMYQIGLLYYYGLRGVRRDNTKALHWLLKAVEKGDPRAMEFLGEMYTRGAGVERNYTKAFKLLTLASKHKLYSAYNGLGYLYAKGYGVEKKNYTKAKEYFEKAVENKEPGGYYNLGVLYLKGIGVKRDLETACKLFLVAANAGQPKAVYQVARLFQTGIGLKKNLQIATHLYKTVAERGPWSSLSSCALESYLKGDVGKSLLLYSRMAELGYEVAQSNAAWILDKYGEQSICMGESGFCTNTERHLRAHTLWWQASEQGNEHAALLIGDAYYYGRGIARDYERAAEAYMHARSQSNAQAIFNIGYMHEHGQGLPLDLHLAKRYYDQALAVDPAAQLPVKLALMGLWIRMNYADSSLVKVIDSLPKLFPRLEAWVDEVLMDEGNATILTLFACLLAVLYLRERQRRQAEAPQRDNAPN, from the exons ATGTCCAATTCTTCCCCACAAGAACTTTTCGCGATGCGACGCCGCGTGATCCCCTTCGCCCTTCTCCACCTCCTCTCCCTCGCTCTTCTCGCATCGTCACAACGTCGGCTGGTCATCCTCAGGGAAGACTACGCCGACTTCTTTTCCACCCCCGCCGCCTTAGGCACGGCCGATGACTCCCACGGCTCTGAAGACTCCGCTAAGTGGGACGAGTTCGGAGACCTGGAGTCATCCCTCACCGCCGCTGGAGATTACGACCCGGGCTCATGGCTTCCCATCATCGAGTCCGCCTCCTCACCTCTCTCTTTCGTCAACTCCTCCTCTGACCCACGCGAGGCTCTCTACTACTCCGGCGTCCGCCACATGATCTCCGCCTCCGCCGCCTTCTCCGACCCCGCGGACATGGAAGCTGCCGCTGCCGAGATCGAGGCCGCGGCCTCCGCTGGCCTCCCCCACGCCCAGTCCGCTCTTGGCTTCCTCTACGGTACCGGCCTCATGCGCCCCCAGAGCCGCCCCAAGTCCTTCCTCTACCACCACTTCGCCGCCAAGGGCGGCAACATGCAGTCCAAGATGGTCCTCGCCTACACCTATTTCCGACAGGAC ATGCACGAGGAGGCAGTGAAGCTCTATGCGGAACTCGCGGAGGTGGCCATCGCGAGCTTTCGAATATCGAAGGAACCGCCTATGATCGAGCCTATCCGGATCCACAGTGGTACCGAAGAGAATAAAGAGGCACTGAGGAAGTCACGAGGGGAGGCAGATGAGAATTTTCAGATAATCGAGTACCAGGCATTGAAGGGCAATTCATTTGCCATGTACCAGATCGGGTTGCTGTACTATTATGGGTTGAGGGGAGTGAGGAGGGACAACACCAAGGCACTGCATTGGTTGTTGAAGGCCGTGGAGAAGGGGGATCCGAGAGCAATGGAGTTTCTAGGGGAGATGTATACCCGAGGGGCTGGAGTGGAGAGGAATTACACCAAGGCTTTCAAATTGCTAACTCTTGCATCCAAGCATAAGCTCTACTCTGCCTATAATGGTTTGGGATACCTCTATGCTAAAGGTTATGGAGTAGAGAAAAAAAACTACACTAAG GCAAAGGAATATTTTGAGAAAGCTGTGGAAAATAAGGAGCCTGGTGGTTATTATAACCTAGGTGTGTTGTATCTTAAGGGCATTGGTGTGAAAAGGGATTTAGAGACAGCCTGCAAATTATTTCTTGTTGCAGCTAATGCTGGTCAGCCAAAGGCTGTCTACCAAGTTGCAAGATTGTTCCAGACAGGCATAGGCCTCAAGAAGAATCTTCAAATA GCTACACATTTGTACAAAACAGTGGCAGAGAGGGGTCCTTGGAGCTCCTTATCAAGTTGCGCTCTGGAGTCTTATCTGAAAGGAGATGTGGGTAAGTCACTTCTGTTATATTCCAGAATGGCAGAGCTGGGATATGAGGTGGCACAAAGTAATGCTGCTTGGATCCTTGATAAATATGGAGAACAAAGCATTTGCATGGGCGAATCTGGCTTTTGCACAAACACAGAAAGGCATCTTCGTGCCCACACTTTGTGGTGGCAAGCATCAGAGCAGGGTAATGAACATGCGGCTTTGTTGATTGGCGATGCTTACTACTATGGCCGG GGAATTGCTAGAGACTATGAACGAGCCGCAGAGGCATACATGCATGCTCGGTCGCAATCGAATGCTCAGGCCATCTTTAATATAGGATACATGCATGAACATGGTCAAGGACTTCCACTTGATCTTCATCTGGCTAAAAGGTACTATGATCAGGCCCTTGCAGTTGATCCTGCAGCACAATTACCAGTTAAGCTGGCGCTCATGGGCTTGTGGATAAGGATGAACTATGCTGACAGCTCCCTG GTTAAGGTGATTGATTCACTTCCAAAACTATTTCCAAGATTAGAGGCATGGGTGGACGAAGTACTGATGGACGAAGGAAATGCAACCATATTAACTCTGTTTGCTTGCCTCTTGGCTGTACTTTACCTCCGAGAACGGCAGAGGCGGCAAGCTGAGGCCCCTCAACGTGATAATGCACCCAATTAG
- the LOC135651626 gene encoding uncharacterized protein LOC135651626, with product MAVTLDIPSEYGYVVVVLVLYMFFNLWMSFQVGKARKKYKVFYPALYAVESENKDAKLFNCVQRGHQNSLEMMPVFFATLLVGGLQYPLIAAGLGAFYTVARFFYFKGYSSGVPENRLKIGGLNFVALFGLKILTGAFGISLILREVL from the exons ATGGCGGTCACCTTGGATATCCCAAGCGAGTACGGCTATGTCGTGGTGGTGCTGGTTCTCTACATGTTCTTCAACCTGTGGATGTCCTTCCAGGTCGGCAAGGCTCGCAAGAa GTACAAGGTTTTCTATCCCGCTCTGTACGCGGTGGAGTCCGAGAACAAGGACGCCAAGCTCTTCAACTGCGTCCAG AGGGGGCATCAGAACTCGCTGGAGATGATGCCGGTGTTCTTCGCCACTCTGCTGGTGGGCGGGCTCCAGTACCCCCTCATCGCCGCTGGGCTCGGCGCGTTCTACACGGTCGCTCGCTTCTTCTACTTCAAGGGATACTCCTCCGGCGTCCCCGAGAACCGCCTCAAGATTGG AGGACTCAACTTCGTGGCGTTGTTTGGGCTTAAAATCCTGACGGGGGCCTTCGGGATAAGCCTGATTCTGAGGGAAGTGCTGTGA
- the LOC135651627 gene encoding basic blue protein-like, whose product MAQGRGSAGGQVTVVLGVAVLCLLLAQVAEAATYTVGDTRGWSFNMDSWPRGKRFRAGDVLVFKYNPLVHNVVAVNAAGYNGCSTPRGSRVLTSGKDRVTLARGRNYFICNSVGHCQSGMKMAIVAA is encoded by the exons ATGGCTCAGGGAAGAGGCAGTGCTGGTGGCCAGGTGACCGTGGTTCTCGGGGTGGCAGTGCTCTGCCTCCTGCTTGCTCAGGTCGCGGAGGCCGCAACCTACACCGTCGGGGACACCCGCGGCTGGTCCTTCAACATGGACAGCTGGCCTCGCGGAAAGCGTTTCCGCGCCGGCGACGTGCTCG TGTTCAAGTACAACCCGTTGGTGCACAATGTGGTAGCCGTGAACGCCGCCGGCTACAACGGCTGCTCGACTCCGCGGGGCTCCAGGGTCTTGACCTCCGGCAAAGATCGCGTCACGCTCGCCAGGGGGAGGAACTACTTCATCTGCAACTCCGTCGGCCACTGCCAGTCCGGGATGAAGATGGCGATCGTTGCTGCTTAA